One window of Nostoc sp. C052 genomic DNA carries:
- a CDS encoding peptidylprolyl isomerase — MRLKISQFLLSFVLISALMLGGCSTQQVASNASSPSSTATSNTNEASTKTTTEATSVSQTSSENIPGLADLPRLEGKATVVITVKGSPITIEVDGINAPITAGNFVDLVQKGVYNGLAFHRVVREPQPFVVQGGDPQSKDPKVPADSLGTGSYIDPKTGNARYIPLEVKPKGSNTPIYNKPFDASAQPVVLPHKQGAVAMARSQSPDSASAQFYFALADLAFLDGNYAVFGNVTQGFDVVNKIQQGDRIESAKVTQGAENLKTPGK, encoded by the coding sequence ATGCGGTTAAAAATTTCACAATTTTTGCTTTCTTTTGTGCTTATCAGTGCCTTGATGTTGGGGGGATGTTCAACACAGCAAGTCGCTTCTAATGCTTCTTCTCCAAGCTCGACAGCTACCTCGAACACAAATGAGGCAAGCACCAAGACAACTACTGAAGCAACTTCTGTATCTCAAACTAGTAGTGAGAATATTCCTGGACTGGCAGATTTACCAAGACTGGAAGGTAAGGCAACTGTGGTAATCACGGTTAAAGGCTCGCCGATTACGATTGAAGTAGACGGCATTAATGCCCCTATTACAGCTGGCAATTTCGTAGATTTAGTGCAAAAGGGTGTGTACAACGGTTTAGCTTTCCATCGAGTTGTACGCGAACCCCAACCGTTTGTAGTTCAAGGGGGCGATCCTCAAAGCAAAGACCCGAAAGTTCCAGCAGATAGCCTGGGAACTGGTAGTTATATTGACCCAAAAACGGGAAATGCTCGTTATATACCTTTAGAAGTTAAGCCAAAAGGTTCAAATACTCCGATTTACAATAAACCATTTGATGCTAGTGCCCAGCCTGTCGTATTACCACATAAGCAGGGTGCAGTAGCAATGGCGCGATCGCAATCACCAGACTCCGCTTCTGCCCAGTTTTACTTTGCTTTAGCAGATTTGGCGTTCTTAGATGGTAACTACGCGGTGTTTGGCAATGTCACGCAAGGCTTTGATGTCGTGAACAAAATTCAGCAAGGCGATCGCATTGAATCCGCTAAAGTCACCCAAGGTGCTGAAAATCTGAAAACGCCAGGGAAGTAG
- a CDS encoding photosystem I assembly protein Ycf4 — protein MTTSTTINKGDRLLHQNVLGSRRFSNYWWATIVTLGASGFLLAGISSYLKVNLLVVSDPTQLVFVPQGLVMGLYGAAGLLLATYLWLVILLDVGGGYNEFNHETGAIKIFRWGFPGKNRRIEIDSRIEDVQSVIIDVKEGLNPRRALYLRIKGRRDIPLTRVGQPLSLTELETEGAQLARFLGVSLEGL, from the coding sequence ATGACGACATCAACAACGATTAACAAAGGCGATCGCCTCCTGCATCAAAATGTTCTCGGTTCTCGTCGGTTCAGCAACTACTGGTGGGCAACTATCGTTACCTTGGGAGCAAGTGGCTTTCTCTTGGCTGGAATATCCAGTTATTTAAAAGTTAATTTACTTGTAGTTTCCGATCCAACCCAACTGGTATTTGTCCCTCAAGGATTGGTAATGGGGTTATATGGGGCTGCTGGCTTGCTATTAGCCACGTACCTGTGGCTAGTGATTTTATTGGACGTTGGAGGCGGTTACAACGAATTTAATCACGAAACTGGCGCAATCAAAATCTTCCGTTGGGGGTTTCCTGGCAAAAACCGCCGAATTGAAATTGATAGCCGCATAGAAGATGTACAATCTGTGATCATAGACGTGAAAGAAGGTCTTAATCCCCGTCGTGCCCTCTATCTACGCATTAAGGGGCGGCGAGATATACCCTTAACACGGGTTGGACAACCTTTATCTTTAACAGAGTTAGAAACAGAAGGCGCACAATTAGCCCGCTTTTTGGGAGTGTCGTTAGAAGGATTGTAA
- the psbD gene encoding photosystem II D2 protein (photosystem q(a) protein) gives MTIAVGRAPSRGWFDVLDDWLKRDRFVFVGWSGILLFPCAFLALGGWLTGTTFVTSWYTHGLASSYLEGANFLTVAVSTPADSMGHSLLLLWGPEAQGNLTRWFQLGGLWPFVALHGAFGLIGFMLRQFEIARLVGIRPYNALAFSAPIAVFVSVFLMYPLGQSSWFFAPSFGVAAIFRFLLFLQGFHNWTLNPFHMMGVAGVLGGALLCAIHGATVENTLFEDGDGANTFRAFNPTQSEETYSMVTANRFWSQIFGIAFSNKRWLHFFMLFVPVTGLWMSAVGIVGLALNLRAYDFVSQELRAAEDPEFETFYTKNILLNEGIRAWMAPQDQPHEQFVFPEEVLPRGNAL, from the coding sequence ATGACCATCGCAGTTGGACGTGCCCCCAGTAGAGGGTGGTTTGACGTTCTTGACGACTGGCTCAAGCGCGATCGCTTCGTATTCGTAGGTTGGTCAGGGATATTATTATTCCCCTGCGCCTTCCTAGCACTAGGCGGTTGGCTGACCGGCACCACCTTCGTCACCTCTTGGTACACCCACGGATTAGCCTCCTCCTACCTAGAAGGAGCGAACTTTCTGACAGTGGCAGTATCCACCCCCGCCGACAGCATGGGACATTCCCTATTGCTGTTGTGGGGGCCAGAAGCCCAAGGCAACCTCACCCGTTGGTTTCAATTGGGTGGCTTGTGGCCATTCGTGGCCCTGCACGGAGCCTTCGGTTTGATTGGCTTCATGTTGCGGCAATTTGAAATTGCACGTCTAGTAGGTATCCGTCCTTACAACGCCCTCGCCTTCTCCGCTCCCATCGCGGTATTCGTCAGTGTATTCCTGATGTACCCCTTGGGACAATCAAGCTGGTTCTTCGCACCCAGCTTTGGCGTGGCAGCAATTTTCCGGTTCCTGCTATTCCTGCAAGGCTTCCATAACTGGACACTTAACCCCTTCCACATGATGGGAGTTGCGGGTGTATTGGGTGGTGCTTTATTGTGCGCCATTCATGGTGCCACAGTTGAGAATACCTTGTTTGAAGACGGCGATGGTGCTAACACCTTCCGCGCCTTCAATCCCACCCAATCAGAAGAAACCTACTCAATGGTGACAGCAAACCGTTTCTGGTCACAGATTTTCGGTATTGCTTTCTCAAACAAGCGCTGGTTGCACTTCTTTATGTTGTTCGTGCCAGTCACCGGTTTATGGATGAGTGCTGTCGGCATCGTCGGTTTAGCACTCAACCTGCGGGCTTATGATTTCGTTTCCCAAGAATTACGGGCGGCGGAAGACCCGGAGTTTGAAACCTTCTATACCAAAAACATTTTGCTGAACGAGGGTATCCGCGCTTGGATGGCTCCTCAAGATCAACCCCACGAACAATTTGTATTCCCTGAGGAGGTATTACCACGTGGTAACGCTCTCTAA
- the psbC gene encoding photosystem II reaction center protein CP43, translating to MVTLSNRPNILGGAGRDQESTGFAWWSGNARLINLSGKLLGAHVAHAGLIVFWAGAMTLFEVAHFIPEKPMYEQGLILLPHLATQGWGVGAGGEVIDTFPYFVVGVLHLISSAVLGFGGIYHAVRGPETLEEYSSFFGYDWKDKNKMTNIIGFHLIILGFGALLLVLKAMFFGGLYDTWAPGGGDVRIITNPTLNPAVIFGYVIKSPFGGEGWIVSVDNLEDVVGGHIWIAFILISGGIWHIFTKPFAWSRRASIWSGEAYLSYSLGALSLMGFIASIFVWFNNTVYPSEFFGPTGPEASQAQALTFLIRDQRLGANVGSAQGPTGLGKYLMRSPTGEIIFGGETMRFWDFRGPWLEPLRGPNGLDLEKIKNDIQPWQARRAAEYMTHAPLGSLNSVGGVATEINSFNYVSPRAWLATSHFVLGFFFLVGHLWHAGRARAAAGGFEKGINRDTEPVMFMNDLD from the coding sequence GTGGTAACGCTCTCTAATAGACCAAATATCTTAGGCGGCGCTGGACGCGACCAAGAATCCACTGGATTTGCTTGGTGGTCTGGTAACGCACGTTTAATTAACTTATCTGGTAAACTACTGGGTGCCCACGTTGCCCACGCTGGTTTGATTGTATTCTGGGCTGGAGCGATGACTTTGTTTGAAGTCGCTCACTTCATTCCTGAAAAGCCCATGTACGAACAAGGCTTGATCTTGTTACCTCACCTCGCCACTCAGGGCTGGGGTGTTGGTGCTGGTGGTGAAGTCATCGATACCTTCCCCTACTTTGTTGTCGGCGTACTCCACTTAATTTCCTCAGCCGTCCTTGGCTTTGGCGGTATCTATCATGCCGTTCGTGGCCCAGAAACCTTAGAAGAATATTCTTCTTTCTTTGGTTACGACTGGAAAGACAAGAACAAGATGACCAATATCATCGGGTTCCACCTGATTATTTTGGGATTCGGTGCATTGCTGTTAGTGCTAAAAGCAATGTTCTTTGGTGGATTGTATGACACCTGGGCACCAGGCGGTGGTGATGTTCGGATTATTACCAATCCAACATTGAACCCAGCAGTTATCTTCGGTTATGTAATCAAGTCTCCCTTTGGTGGTGAAGGCTGGATTGTTAGCGTTGATAACTTGGAAGATGTCGTTGGTGGTCACATCTGGATTGCCTTTATCTTAATTTCTGGTGGTATCTGGCACATCTTCACCAAGCCTTTTGCTTGGTCACGTCGTGCATCCATCTGGTCTGGTGAGGCTTACCTTTCGTACAGCTTGGGCGCTCTTTCACTGATGGGCTTCATTGCTTCCATCTTTGTTTGGTTTAACAACACCGTTTATCCAAGCGAATTCTTTGGCCCTACTGGCCCAGAAGCTTCTCAAGCTCAGGCTTTGACCTTCTTGATTCGTGACCAACGCTTGGGTGCTAACGTCGGTTCTGCCCAAGGCCCTACAGGTCTAGGTAAATACCTGATGCGCTCTCCAACTGGTGAAATCATCTTCGGTGGTGAAACCATGCGCTTCTGGGATTTCCGTGGCCCTTGGTTGGAGCCTCTACGTGGTCCCAATGGTCTTGACTTGGAAAAAATCAAGAATGATATTCAGCCTTGGCAAGCTCGTCGCGCTGCTGAATACATGACCCATGCTCCTCTAGGTTCTTTGAACTCCGTGGGTGGTGTGGCTACTGAAATTAACTCTTTCAACTACGTATCTCCTCGCGCTTGGTTGGCGACTTCTCACTTCGTACTAGGATTCTTCTTCCTAGTTGGTCACTTGTGGCACGCTGGTCGCGCACGGGCTGCGGCTGGTGGTTTTGAGAAAGGAATTAACCGTGATACTGAACCAGTGATGTTTATGAACGACCTCGACTAG